In Camelus ferus isolate YT-003-E chromosome 10, BCGSAC_Cfer_1.0, whole genome shotgun sequence, the following proteins share a genomic window:
- the MRPL16 gene encoding 39S ribosomal protein L16, mitochondrial, translated as MWRLLARAGAPLLRAPLSDCWAAPPASAGLKTLLPVPTFEDVSIPEKPKLRFVERVPLVPKVRRERKNLSDIRGPSTEATEFTEGNFAILALGGGYLHWGHFEMIRLTVNRGMDPKNMFALWRVPAPFKPITRKGMGQRMGGGKGAIDHYVTPVKAGRLIVEVGGRCEFQEVQGFLDQVAHKLPFSAKAVSRETLEKMRKDQEERERNNQNPWTFERVATANMLGIRRVLSAYDLTHKGRYWGKFYMPERV; from the exons ATGTGGCGGCTGCTGGCTCGCGCCGGCGCGCCCCTCCTGCGAGCACCCTTGTCAG ATTGTTGGGCAGCCCCGCCCGCCAGTGCTGGCCTAAAGACGCTGCTCCCGGTGCCAACTTTTGAAG ATGTTTCCATTCCTGAAAAGCCCAAGCTTAGATTTGTTGAAAGGGTCCCACTTGTGCCAAAAGTGAGAAGAGAACGTAAGAACTTGAGTGACATACGGGGACCTTCCACCGAAGCCACCGAGTTCACAGAAGGCAATTTTGCGATCTTG GCACTGGGCGGTGGGTACCTCCACTGGGGCCATTTTGAAATGATACGCCTGACAGTCAACCGCGGCATGGACCCCAAGAACATGTTTGCCTTGTGGCGAGTGCCAGCCCCCTTCAAGCCCATCACCCGCAAGGGTATGGGGCAGCGCATGGGGGGCGGCAAAGGCGCCATCGATCACTACGTGACTCCCGTGAAGGCGGGCCGCCTCATAGTAGAGGTGGGTGGCCGCTGCGAATTCCAGGAGGTGCAAGGCTTCCTCGACCAGGTCGCCCACAAGCTGCCCTTCTCAGCGAAGGCCGTGAGCCGTGAGACTCTGGAGAAGATGCGGAAGGATCAAGAGGAACGGGAACGGAACAACCAGAACCCCTGGACCTTCGAGCGCGTCGCCACGGCCAACATGCTGGGGATACGGAGAGTGCTGAGCGCTTACGACCTGACCCACAAGGGGCGGTATTGGGGCAAGTTCTACATGCCCGAACGCGTGTAG